The Couchioplanes caeruleus nucleotide sequence GCGGGCCTGACCTGGGCGTACGGGCGACGTTCACCAGCTCATCGTGACACGCCCGGGTTGCAGAACCGGCCGGCGCTGAACCCGGTCCGCAACCTTGCCGCCACCTTGAAGATCAGTAGAGGTTGCGTTGAGGTGGCCCGCCGATCGACTCGGGCATGACCGTCACGCTGCACCCCGTCACCCGTACCGCCGCCCCGGCCGGCGCCCCGCGCACGGCGTCGCTGTTCGACGCCACCCGCCTGTGGGCACCGGCCGACGCCGCCGTCGAGCTGACGGTCGTCGTGCCGTTCTACAACCCGGGCGCGGCGCTGCGCCCGACCGTGCAGCGGCTGGTCGCCTGCCTGACCGCCGAGCAGGTCGGCTTCGAGGTCATCGCGGTCTCGGACGGCTCCACCGACGACTCGGAGCGCACCCTCGCCGGCATCCCCGGCGTCCGGGTCATCAAGAGCCCGGTCAACCAGGGCAAGGGCGGCGCGCTGCACCTGGGCTTCGCCGCCGCCCGCGGCGCCTGGATCGGGTTCGTGGACGCCGACGGCGACATCGACCCGGTCCACCTGGCCGAGTACCTGCGGGTGGCGCGCGAGGGCGGGCACGCCGGCGTCTACGCCGACAAGCGGCACGCCGCCTCGGCCAGCGCCTCCTCGCCGTTCCGCAAGCTCGTCTCGATCTTCTACTCGACGCTGGTGACGCTGCTGTTCCTGCTCGGCATGCGGGACACCCAGACCGGCTGCAAGGTGCTGCGCCGCGACGTGCTCGCCGACCTGCTGCCCCGGCTGCGCGAGCGCCGCTTCGCCTTCGACCTGGAGTTCTTCGTCGCCGCCAAGGCGGCCGGCATCCGGGGCTTCGTCGGCGCGCCGGTCCGCCTCGAGGAGCGGGTGGCCGGCTCCACGGTGACCAGCAAGGCGATCCTGCGCACGATCCGCGACACCTTCGTCATCTTCGGCCGTCTGCACCTGACCGGTCAGTACCGGGCGACGGCCGGCGCTCCCGCCGCGCAGCGTGAGCAGGCCGTGACCGTCCCCGCCGCGTGGACCGCTCCGGTCGCCGAGGCCGCCTGACCTGCGGGGCGTCGCCCCACCACCAGTGCCAGAGCTCCCGGCGGTGCTCCACGAGACCCGCCGCCACCAGCACCGTCACCGACAGCAGGGACGCGGCGAGACCGATCCGCAGCCACCGCCACGGCGTGTAGCGGACGGTGACCGCGGACTCCCCGGCGTCGATCGCCACCGTCCCGGCCGCCGTGGCCCGGGTGGGCCGGTTCCCCGCCGACCAGCCCGTCGACCACTCCTCCGGGATCACCACCCAGCCCGGCTTGCCGGCCTCCACCCGCCAGCTCGTCGAGCTCAGGCGGCGGATCCCGCCGGAGGCCGCCGACGGCAGCGGTTCGCGCGCCGCGCCGCCCGGCAGCACCGCCTCGGTGCCGAGCGCACCGCGCGCCGCCAGCCGCAGCGCGTCGTCGTATCCCCCGCCGCGGGCGCCGACAACCCGGCCCGTGCCCCGCGCCTCGACGCGGTAGACGCCCAGGTCCGGCGTGCGCAGCACCTGCCTCAGGTCCGGCTGCGCGGCGAGCCAGCCGTACTCGTCGGTCTCGCGCTCGCGGGCCAGGACCACGTAGCGCACCCCGAGGGGCGCCACGAGCCGGCCGAAGGCTCCGGCACCGCCGGCCGCGACCAGCCGCTGGACGTACGCCATCCGCCGCGACATCGAGTTGGTGCGCACCGGGCCCAGTTCCACGGCATCGCTGCTGATCACCGGGCGGCGGAAGAACGCGCCGGCGGGGGTGGCGACGGTCCGGTTGCCGGTGAAGCCGAACGGCTGGTACTCGTGCCAGGGCAGGAACAGCACCGACTCCGTACCCGAGCCCATGATCTTGTCGGCGGCGTACCAGGACTCCGGGTACCGGCTCACCGTGACGCTGCCGCCCAGCCCCCACACCAGCGAGGGTGCGACCACGGCGTACACGCCGGCCACCGCGACCAGGGAACCGGCAGCGGGAAGCCGTGCCGCGAGGGGGCGGGCCGAGCGGCAGACGCCGTACAGGGCCTCCACCGCCACGCCGATGCCGACCGCGTACGCGAGCATCGTCAGCGCGACCCACTTCTGCTGCTCACGCATCGCTGCGAACAGCGGGAGCACGTCGAAGGCGGTGCGGTACGCGCCGCCGAGCGGGCCGTGGATGCCGGCGCCCAGCAGCACCCCCACGACGGCGAGCGCGGCCAGCGGCGCGCCGGCCACGGGGCCACGGCGGCACAGCCGGGCGAGGCCCGCGACGGCGGCCAGCACCATCACCGCCGCGGGGATGAACCCGAGGGCCACCTGCGGGCTGCTGTCGGCCGCGCCGCGCCAGAAGCCGCGCAGCGAGACGAGGGTGGCCAGCAGGCCGCCCGGCCCGGCGTGCGGGGCGTACACCTCCAGGTCCTGCCCGCCCACCCGGACGGTGAGGATCGCGCTGAGCAGCAGCGCCACCGCGTACGAGTAGATGCAGCCGGCGGCCGCGACCACGAATCCCATGCGGAGCAGGTCACGCTTGCGCGGCCGTGGCAGCAGCGTGACGGCGAGCAGCGCCACCCCGCCCAGCCAGGCCGCGTGCGGGCCGACGGCCATCGCGAGGGCGTACCAGCCGGCCGGCCGGGCGGCGAACCAGCGGTCCCGCCGGCGCGCCCGTACGGCCGAGGCCAGCAGCCAGCTGAGCAGGGCGACGGACAGCAGGAACGCGACGTGTCCCGCCTGGATGCGCTCGACGACGAACGGGTTGCAGCAGGCGAACAGCGCGGCCGGGTGGCGCCGCCGGCGGCCGCCCGCGGCGAGGGCGGACACCCCGGAGGCCACGATCGGGAAGTACGCGAAGATGATCAGCCAGCTGGTGGCGCCGGCGCCGACCACCGAGCGGAGCGCGTGGGTGATCAACCGGTACGGCAGCGCGTCCAGGGCCGCCGGGTCGAGGCCGTACAGGCCGGGCGTGATCGCCTGGTGCGGGCCGGCCACCCAGTCGAGCAGGAGCAGGTACCCCTCGCGGGTCCACGGCGCCACGACGGCGGCGCCGACCACCACTCCCAGCAGCGCGGACTCCGCGGTCAGCCGGGCCGAGCGCGGATCGACGCCGGGCAGCCACCGGTGCCGCGGGCCGGTGCGCACCGGGGCGGGCCGGCTCGCGGTCAGGGTCACCGGGCCCGGCGTCGCGGTCCGTGCGCCGCCTGCACCACCGCCGCCACCAGGGCCGCCAGCGGGTCCGGAGCCGCGCCGGAGGTGTCCACCACCAGTTCGGCGTGCCGGGCCGGGCGCTCGGCCAGCAGATCACGGAAGCGCTGCTGCTGTCCGGCCTGCTCGGCGAGGGTGCGCTCGGGCTTGCGGCGGTGGATCACCTCGGCGGGCGCGTCCGGCAGCACCAGCAGATCCGGGGCGGGCACGACCCACTCGGCGACGCGGGCGGCCGCGGAGCCCGGCCAGGGCGATTCGCGCAGGTCGTACACCCAGCGGTCGGCGATCACGACGCGGCGCCGGGCCACCGCGGGGCCCACGACGCTCAGGTAACGCCACAGGTACTCCCCCGCGTAGAACCACGCGGCCATCCGGCGCAGCGCCCGGTGGTCGGCCGGCGGCTTCTCCGCGGCGGCCTCCACCGGCGCGGCAGCCTCCACCGGCGCGGCGGACGAGGCGGCCGGACCGGCCGGTCGCGGGGCGGTCGAGCCGACGCCGAGGACGCGGCGGGCCAGCGCCACGCCGGGCAGGTTGCCGCGGGCCATGCCGAAGTACACCGAGCTGGTGGGCAGCCCGTACCGGCCCAGCCGCTCGCGCAGCCCGTCGGCGACCGTGGACTTGCCGGAGCCGTCCGTGCCGACCAGGGCCACGACCACGCCACGGGTCCGCAGGCCCAGCGGTCCCCGGGCGCCCGCGGCCGGCAGCACCGCACGGCGCTGCGCCCAGGTCGCGGCCACCACGCCGGGACCCAGGCTGCGGGCGACCAGCCGGAGGCGGGCCCGGCGCGGCAGGGAGGCGGCCGGCGGCGCGCCCTTCGCGACGGCGATCAGCTCGCTGGCCACCGCCGGGCCGAGCTGCACGGTGAGCCCGTACGCCAGCGCCCGGCGGTGCCCGGGGTCGGCGTCCGCCCAGGCGGCGCGGGCCTCGTCGAGGCGGTCGCGGGTGGGCAGCCGGCCGCGCAGCACCGGCCGCACGAGCAGGTCGGCCATGGCCGCCGCGCCGGTGAACCGGTGCGCCCCGTCGACGGTGGCGTGCGTGCCCGGCACGAGCAGCACCGGGCCGACGCGCAGGTCGCCGTACGTGACGTCCACGACTGCGGGACCGGCTGGGGTCTCCACGGCGACGCTGACGTGCCGCAGCCGGCGCCGGTCGAGCGCCTCGGCGACCCGCGCGCACGCGAACCGGCGGCTCAGCACGGCCACGGGATCGTCGGCGGACGGCTCCCCGGCGTACCAGATGTCCAGGTCCTTCGGGCCGGTGCGGGCGGCCCAGCGCTGCTCCTCGCCCGTCTCGCCCTGCCACGCCCACCGCTGCCCGGAGGCTTCCAGCGCCTCGGTCACCGCCGCCACGATCGCGGCGCGGCCCGGCGCCGCCGCGGTGGTCCGTGGCGGTTGCGGGGCCGTCTCTGCCTGCCGGTAATCGGTCATTTCCCCCCGATTATGGATCTCCGGCGCACCTGGCGAGAGAAGCTTGCGAAAACCGGCCGAGCCGTCGATAGAGACGATGTGCATCCACTCCTCGGCCGCCTCGCGCGTCTCGCCGCCCGTGGCGCCGCGCCGATCGCCGCCGCCGTGGCCGTGCAGAGCGCCGGCAACCTCGCGTTCCACTCGGTGGTCGGCCGGCTCCTCGACCCCGGCGCGTACGGGGCCCTGGGCGCGGTGCTGTCCGCGATGCTCATGCTCGGCGTGCCGCTGGGCGCGCTGCAGACCGCCGCGTCCGCCCTCGTGGCCGAGCACGGGCTGACCCGCGGCACGGTACGGCGCACGCTGCGCTCGGTGGCGCTGTGGTCGCTCGGGCCCGCGCTCGTCGTGCTGCTGTGCGCTCCACTGCTGCGCGACTACTTCCGCCTCGCCTCCGTCGCCGAGGCGGCGCAGCTGGGGCCGTACCTGCTGGTGGCAGCCGTGGTGGCGGCGGCGCGCGGGCTGCTGCTCGGCGACCGGCGCGTCGGCACGGTGGCGATGACGTACGTGCTCGGCACCGTCGCCCGCCTCACCCTCGGCCTGCTGCTCGTCGTGCCGTTCGGCGTGACGGGCGCCCTGTTCGGCACGGTCGTCGCGGAGGCCGCGTCGCTGATCGTGGCCGCCGGACCGCTGCGCCGCCCGGACGGCCCCCGGGGTACCGCCGCGCTGCGCCTCGGCGCCGTCGCGCACGCCGGCCTCGCCGTGACCGGGCTGTTCCTGTTCTCCACCGCCGATCTGCTGCTGGCCCGCCACCACCTCGGCGACGACGCGTCCGGCGCGTACGTGGCGGCCGCGACCGTGGCCAAGACCGTGCTGGCGCTGCCCGCGGGCATCATGGCGGCCGTCTTCCCGCGCCTGCTGTCCGCCTGGCCGCTGCCCGGCCGCGGTCGCGCGCTGGCCACCGGCGGCCTCGCCGTCACCGGGCCGGCCGTGCTCGGCGCGGCGGTGATCGTCACGGTGCCGTCGCTGGTGCTGCGCGTCCTCTACGGCGACGGGTACGCCGACGCCGGCAACCTCGTCCGCGCGCTGTCCGCGATCGCCGCGACCACCTCGCTCGTGACGCTGCTCACGAACGCGGCGCTGGCCCGCAAGGCGTGGACCATCGCGGTGCCGTGGGCCGGGGCGGCCCTGGAGGTGGCGTTCATCGAGGTGTGGCACGGCTCGGCCGCGCAGATCGCCGCGTGCTCGGCCGCCGCGCTCGCCCCGACGCTGCTGCTCATGGCGGTGCTCGAGGGCCGCCTGTGGGCGCGTGCGCCGCGGACCGCCCCTCAAGTCGCCACGGCCGGTGCCGATTCTTCCCGTACCGCCGCGACCGCGGCCTGACCTGCGGAGCCCACTGTGCGCATCCTCGTGTTGAACTGGCGCGACCTGGCCCACCCGGAAGCCGGCGGCGCCGAGGTCTACACCGAGCAGGTGCTGCGCCGCTGGGCGGCCGCCGGGCACGAGGTGACGCTGTTCGCCGCGGCCGTCGCCGGGCGCCCCGCCGCCGAGATAGTGGACGGCTACCGCGTGGTCCGCGCCGGGAGCCGCTTCACCGTGTACCGCGAGGCGCGCCGCTGGTGGGACCGCTACGGCCGGGGACGCTTCGACGTGGTCGTCGACGAGACCAACACCGTGCCGTTCCACGCCCACGAGTGGGTCGGCGACGGCGCCCGCACGATCGCCCTGGTGCACCAGACGTGCGAGGAGATCTGGCACATCAACGCCCCGCCGCTCGCTGCGCACCTCGGCCGGTACGTTCTCGAGCCCAACTGGCTGCGCCGCCTGGCCGGAGCCCCGATCCTCGCGGTCTCGGCGTCGACGCGCGACGCGCTGGCCCGCTTCGGCGCCGCCGATGTCACGGTGGTGCCGGAGGGCTACGAGCCGCCCGTCGACCTGCCCCGCGTCGCCAAGGAGCCGACGCCCACGGCTGTCTTCTGCGGCCGGATGGTCAGCTACAAGCGGCCCCGCGAGGTCATCCGCGCGGTCCAGCTCGCCCGGCGCGAGGTGCCGGGCCTGCGGCTGTGGATGATCGGCGGCGGCCCGATGCTGGACCGGCTGCGCCGGGAGGCTCCCGAGGGCGTCGAGTTCCTCGGCCGGGTGCCCGAGGAGGTCAAGCACGACCGGATGGCCCGCGCCCACGTGCACCTGGCGACCAGCGTCCGCGAGGGCTGGGGCCTGGTGGTCACCGAGGCCGCGGCGATGGGGACCTCGACCATCGCGTACGACGTGCCGGGCCTGCGCGACTCCACGCGGGCGGCGGGCGGCGTCGTGGTGCCGCCGCAGCCCGAGGCGCTCGCCCGCTGGCTCGTCGAGCTGCTCCCGGGCCTGACCACCGCCGCGCCCGCGCCGCTGCCGTACGGCGGAGCCCATTCGTGGGACGACGTCGCCACCACCCTGCTGGCCGCCGTGGACCAGCACGCCCGCGTACCGGACGGCGTCCGCGCCGCAACCCCCGCCACCGACAGGAGTATCCGTGAGAATCAGCTTCGTGGTGCCGACGCGTAACTCCGCGCGCACCCTCGACGCCTGCCTGGCCTCGCTGCGCACGCAGACGCACCCCGACGTGGAGGTGCTCGTGGTCGACAACGGCTCGACGGACGCCACCACGGAGATCGCCGGGCGCCACGCCGACCAGGTGCTGCAGTGGGGCCCGGAGCGCAGCGCCCAGCGCAACCACGGCACCGACCGCAGCACCGGCGACGTCGTCGTGTTCATCGACTCCGACATGGTGCTGGAACCGCACATCGCCACGCAGATCCACGACCGGTTCACCGCCCGCCCCGAGGTGGGCGCGCTGATCATCCCCGAGCGGTCGTTCGGCGACGGCTTCCTGGCCCGCTGCCGGCAGCTCGAGAAGCACCTGTACGTCGGCGACGCGGCGGTCGAGTCCCCGCGCGCGTTCCGCCGCGAGATCATCGAGAAGCTCGGCGGCTGGGACGAGGAGCTCACCGCGGCCGAGGACTGGGACCTGGCCGACCGCACCCGTGAGGTGACCGCCGTCGGCCGGGTCACGGCGTGGATCTGGCACGACGAGGGCCGCATCAAGCTGCGGGCGACCTTCGCCAAGAAGCGCTACTACGGCCGCTGGATCGACCAGTATGTCCGTATGCACGCCGACTCCAGCGGAAGCAAGTTCGCCCGTACCGCGCTGCTGCGCAAACCCGGCAGCCTGCTGCGCCACCCGATGCTGACGGCCGGCCTGGCCACGCTCAAGCTGACCGAGGCCGCCGGGCTCGTGATGGGCATCCGGGACAGCCGGGCCGCCGCCTCCGCCTCGGCCGGCGCCCGGTGAGCCCGCGCGTCGCCCACCTCATCGCCGAGTTCTCGGCGCACGAGGCGATGGGCCGTACGGTCACCGAGACCGCCCGGCGCGTGCCGGGCGAGCACCACCTGGTGACCACCCGAGCCCACGACGGCGGCGACGCGTTCACCGAGGTGCACGAGCTGGGCGGTGGCGTGGCCACCTTCCCGCTGGGCCGCGCCGCCGACCTGGCCGGGGTGCTGGCCCGCCTCAGTCCGGACGTCGTGCACCTGCACGCCGGGGCGCTCGGCCCCCTGCAGGCGGCGATGGCGGTGCTGCGGCCGTACAAGACGGTGCTGACGGCGTACGCGTGGCCGACCGTGCCGGGCCCCGCGGCCTGGCGGCGGGCCACCCTGGCCGAGATGCGCGCGTCCAACGTGCTGCAGCCGCGCGTCGCGCTGACCACCCTGCTCCCCCCGGCGGTCGCGGCGGCCGCGCTGCGCCGGGCCGGCGTCACCACGGTGCTCACCCCGGACCCGCGCGTCGCCGCCCGCCTCGGCGGCCACCCCGGCATCCACGTCACCCGCCTGCCCTCGGGCGCGCCGGCCGACGACCGCCGCGCCCGCTACGACCGCGACCACCCGACCATCGTCTTCGCGGGCCGCGCCGAGAGCGTGCGCGGCCTCGACACGCTGCTGGCCGCGTTCCCCTCGGTGCGTGACCGCATCCCCGGCGCCCGGCTGCGCCTGCTGCTGATCCCCCGCCCGGAACTGCCCGCGATCCTCGCCCGCGCCGGGACGGCCGAAGCGGTCGAGGTCGTCACCGAGACGGTCCCGGACCTGCTCGCCGAGCTGGCCGCGGCCCAGGCCGGCACCTGGCCGTTCAAGTTCGACTACACCACCTCGCCGCCGGCGATGGCGGTCGCCGAGGCCATGAGCGTCGGCCTCCCGGTGGTCGCGACGGACGTGGCCTGCGTACGGGCCGTGCTCGAACCCGACGTCAACGGCCTGGCCGTGCCGCCTGCCGACCCCGCGGCGCTGGCCGACGCGCTGGTCCGCGTGCTCGGCGACGAGGTGACGTGGCGGCGGTTCGCGCAGGCCGGGGTGCGCTCGGTGCGTGAACGGCTGGGCTGGGACCGGGCCGCCGCAGTGACGGCGGACGCTTACGCGGCGGCGCTCGCCGGGGCGGGCGCCGGCGTGGCCAGTCTGGCCTGACAGCGCGGAACGGCTCATGGCGGTCGACTACGCCCGCCCGTTCGCCGCCGCGGCCACCGATCGGCGTCGCCGCATCAGTCGTGCTCGGACTCGTTGACGAGCCGGGCCATGCGGCGGTCGGGAACGATCCACATGATGGCCACGGCCACGTAGCTGGCCACCGCCACGACGATGCCGACGGTGCCCATCTTCAGGGCGGCGATGATGCCGATCAGGTAGACGACCGGCGAGAACTTGCCCTTGAAGTCCTTGCCGAGGGCTTGCCGCAGCGCCGACCCGGGCCCTTCGGTGCGGATGATGACCTTCTGCAGGATGAAGTAGGCCAGGGCCGCGGCCATGAAGTTGAGGCCGTACAGGACGATCGGAGTGCGGGCGAAACGGGAATCGTCGACCCACGCCGTCGTGAAGGGAAACAGCGACAGGCACAGCAGCAGGGCGAGGTTGGCCCAGAGCCCGCCACCGCCGACCCGGCGCACCACGTGGAACATGTGGTGGTGGCCCCGGGGTGACGAGGATGCGCGGCTCGACGATAGCCGCCGCGGCCGCGGCCGGACCTGCCCCGGTCAGGTCGGCGCGGGCTCCGGCCAGACCGGTTGCAGCACGTGCCAGTCGTGCGGATGCCGGCGGACGGCCCTCGTGAAGACGTCGGTCAGCTCCTGCGTCATGGCCACCGCCCGGGCACGCGTGGTGCCGCCATCGCCGGGGACGATCTCCGGGTGGATCAACCCGTGCCCGTGCAGCACCAGCGCGGCGCCCGCCAGGTCCCAGTTCCCGCTGTGCGGCAGGGTCAGCACCACGCCGCGACCGGCGTCCCGGGCGGCGGCCACCAGGTCCAGCGACTCGAAGACCACGGCGTCGCGGATCCGCTCCCGGCTCCATCCGGTGAGCCCGAAGAACTCCCGCCAATACCGCAGGTACGAGTGC carries:
- a CDS encoding polysaccharide biosynthesis protein, which produces MHPLLGRLARLAARGAAPIAAAVAVQSAGNLAFHSVVGRLLDPGAYGALGAVLSAMLMLGVPLGALQTAASALVAEHGLTRGTVRRTLRSVALWSLGPALVVLLCAPLLRDYFRLASVAEAAQLGPYLLVAAVVAAARGLLLGDRRVGTVAMTYVLGTVARLTLGLLLVVPFGVTGALFGTVVAEAASLIVAAGPLRRPDGPRGTAALRLGAVAHAGLAVTGLFLFSTADLLLARHHLGDDASGAYVAAATVAKTVLALPAGIMAAVFPRLLSAWPLPGRGRALATGGLAVTGPAVLGAAVIVTVPSLVLRVLYGDGYADAGNLVRALSAIAATTSLVTLLTNAALARKAWTIAVPWAGAALEVAFIEVWHGSAAQIAACSAAALAPTLLLMAVLEGRLWARAPRTAPQVATAGADSSRTAATAA
- a CDS encoding glycosyltransferase family 4 protein, coding for MRILVLNWRDLAHPEAGGAEVYTEQVLRRWAAAGHEVTLFAAAVAGRPAAEIVDGYRVVRAGSRFTVYREARRWWDRYGRGRFDVVVDETNTVPFHAHEWVGDGARTIALVHQTCEEIWHINAPPLAAHLGRYVLEPNWLRRLAGAPILAVSASTRDALARFGAADVTVVPEGYEPPVDLPRVAKEPTPTAVFCGRMVSYKRPREVIRAVQLARREVPGLRLWMIGGGPMLDRLRREAPEGVEFLGRVPEEVKHDRMARAHVHLATSVREGWGLVVTEAAAMGTSTIAYDVPGLRDSTRAAGGVVVPPQPEALARWLVELLPGLTTAAPAPLPYGGAHSWDDVATTLLAAVDQHARVPDGVRAATPATDRSIRENQLRGADA
- a CDS encoding glycosyltransferase family 2 protein; its protein translation is MRISFVVPTRNSARTLDACLASLRTQTHPDVEVLVVDNGSTDATTEIAGRHADQVLQWGPERSAQRNHGTDRSTGDVVVFIDSDMVLEPHIATQIHDRFTARPEVGALIIPERSFGDGFLARCRQLEKHLYVGDAAVESPRAFRREIIEKLGGWDEELTAAEDWDLADRTREVTAVGRVTAWIWHDEGRIKLRATFAKKRYYGRWIDQYVRMHADSSGSKFARTALLRKPGSLLRHPMLTAGLATLKLTEAAGLVMGIRDSRAAASASAGAR
- a CDS encoding thymidylate kinase; the encoded protein is MTDYRQAETAPQPPRTTAAAPGRAAIVAAVTEALEASGQRWAWQGETGEEQRWAARTGPKDLDIWYAGEPSADDPVAVLSRRFACARVAEALDRRRLRHVSVAVETPAGPAVVDVTYGDLRVGPVLLVPGTHATVDGAHRFTGAAAMADLLVRPVLRGRLPTRDRLDEARAAWADADPGHRRALAYGLTVQLGPAVASELIAVAKGAPPAASLPRRARLRLVARSLGPGVVAATWAQRRAVLPAAGARGPLGLRTRGVVVALVGTDGSGKSTVADGLRERLGRYGLPTSSVYFGMARGNLPGVALARRVLGVGSTAPRPAGPAASSAAPVEAAAPVEAAAEKPPADHRALRRMAAWFYAGEYLWRYLSVVGPAVARRRVVIADRWVYDLRESPWPGSAAARVAEWVVPAPDLLVLPDAPAEVIHRRKPERTLAEQAGQQQRFRDLLAERPARHAELVVDTSGAAPDPLAALVAAVVQAAHGPRRRAR
- a CDS encoding glycosyltransferase, producing the protein MSPRVAHLIAEFSAHEAMGRTVTETARRVPGEHHLVTTRAHDGGDAFTEVHELGGGVATFPLGRAADLAGVLARLSPDVVHLHAGALGPLQAAMAVLRPYKTVLTAYAWPTVPGPAAWRRATLAEMRASNVLQPRVALTTLLPPAVAAAALRRAGVTTVLTPDPRVAARLGGHPGIHVTRLPSGAPADDRRARYDRDHPTIVFAGRAESVRGLDTLLAAFPSVRDRIPGARLRLLLIPRPELPAILARAGTAEAVEVVTETVPDLLAELAAAQAGTWPFKFDYTTSPPAMAVAEAMSVGLPVVATDVACVRAVLEPDVNGLAVPPADPAALADALVRVLGDEVTWRRFAQAGVRSVRERLGWDRAAAVTADAYAAALAGAGAGVASLA